The genomic stretch ATAATGTGAGATTTAAGGTCAAGTGTATACTGCCAAATAACCAGGATATGGAGTTGGGGACGGAAAGTGTGCTTCAGATGTTTGAGTTGAATGCAGTTGTGGAATACATCAACCTATATGTGTATGATCTTTGGGTTGATGACAAACCATCATTCGCATACAAAGTCAATGAATTCCCTGATGAACTGGTTCAAAGAGATGATAAGTTGATGGATAGATTATATAGTGTTGTACACCAGAGTCAAACTGGTTTTGGGGATGATATCGAACAAAGTTAGGTTGGTATTGCTACACTTATCCAATAGAGTCAGGTCGGATATGGTAGTTCTGTACAAGATAACCAGATCTGTTGTGATTCCAAGGCAAAACAGCTAGTTAGAAGGAATGGAGCATCTTCTAGGGCAACTAGTGAGAATGCTACCAACAGTGCCATAGTTGAGAATACCAGTGGTAAGAATGAGAGTGGTTGGTTTGACATTGGTAATAATGCTAGTCCTAGTGAAGCTACTGACAAAGTTTTTGGTAAGATTGAAATGATCAGTGATGATGACAACGATATGGAATAGAAATATTCGAGTAATGATGAAGATAGCTTGGTAGAAAGTGATACTGATGCGGTCCCATGGGAAGAGAATGTGACATTATCTGACCATGAAGATGATCttagaaatgagaagaaaagtgATAATGTGCATGGGGAACATAGTGTTTGGTCTGACTATGATTCAGAGGATAGTGAATTACCACATAATAGCAGTGTTCATCATGTTGGAAATGAGAAAAAACATAAGAATGAATTTCTAGGAACACATGGCTTCGATTTCAAGCAGGGAAAATAGAATATACCAATACTATGATTAGGCTTTTGGTGAAGAGATGGTTCGATCAAGACTTTGGCTCAAGTGAGTATGGTTgcaaccatagttagcaaattcggattcgggaattattcggacggagaattattcagaataattcggacgattaatttaaggattcggtcaaaaaagcggtcaaaaaatcttattNNNNNNNNNNNNNNNNNNNNNNNNNNNNNNNNNNtttttttttaattgtttttaattttttatttttggttttttttttaaaataatgtttaaatggaccgaataattcggtttaattcggattcggtccgaattattcgcgatttatattcacttttgaaaaaatcgcgaattttaaagaattttatttttaattcggattctgtccgaatttttgataaaattcggttcggccgaataattcgcgaattattcggccgaattgataacactggttgCAACTCACCAAAATAGAAACCTTTGTCTTCTCACTGAGCGACGATGGTGAGAGGCGACTGTGAGAAGTCCTCATTCTTTTAATTGATTAACTTGAAGGCATTTTgggaattttaaaaatttactAGTGACTTAACAGTAAAAACTAACAGATACTAACGAGtggtagaatcttttgatttcaagggaggggagtgaattaattaaaaagtcGTGAGGAAACTTGATATTTcaccaaagttcaggggaggggagtgataattacTCTTATATATATGCCAAAGGATTTGGCTCGTTTTTAATTCTTGGTCTCCAATGTTTGTTTAATTCTCTCCGTATGCACGACATGTGTACATTTTTAAAATCCAACTCTTGTGAAAAGTTTTTGAAATTCAGACCTACTTTTCTTATAAAATTAATACATTGTTCTCTATTCTTAAGATTAAGAtgacaaaagataaaaaaaaaattattgatacCTTAAATTGAAATTATGAGCTTATTATTCAATACTTCAGATCAAAATTATTATAAAGATGAAGTATGCTCGGAGTTGCTATAAGGGTGAGTCTTAGACCTTCGTgtcaaaaaaataagataaaaattgACCTGCGTCTTTGTTTTTGGGTAAAAGTCCTCTGTCTTTTATATTTGACATGTTGGATGAGGTTGAAAATTTTCAACTGAATCTTAAGATCTTCTATCTActattatttcaattttttaataaaaataatttatcaaaaaataaaacaaaacattgaaaattttggaaaagagtGGACAACTAAAATGACCAAGGGAAatgtgaataaaaataaattaaaataaataaataaataacttccCTTTCTATTTTAATGATTAAAACgacaaaaaaaattgattaatttaatcCGAAAGTGGTGATTACCAAGAAGACAAGATTGacctttgtcttttttttattcatcattATTGGCTTTAGGGAGAAGGGTAATTTAGTCATATGGATTAAAAAAAGTCACTCTACCAGGAAGAGGGAAGCGgcatttttggaaataaaaatgtTACTGGTATACAGCGTAGCTGCGTCTTGcgtaggaagaaagaaagaaagaacaaaaagaaaacgaGTGGTTAGATTTGGGTAGAGCCGTAGAGTTGCTGGGTTGGAGATTGGAACGAATAATGGAAGGATCTGTTGATCGAGGTGGGCGGTCGATTGTTGTAGTCcctcatcctctctctctctctgtctacCAATTTCTCTGAAACTCAGTTCTTCTGAAGGCTAACTTGGAGTTGCAGATTACATTTCTCTCCGTCCCTCTCTCTCATTTGAGTCTTGTTCTCAGGtattcttcccttccctttccttttcctcttcctcttccttgttTCCACCAATTGGCTATTTGTCAAATCCCACATAACGAAATCGATCCATTTATTGATTACGCTTGTGACCTGTAGGTGattgggggaagagagagaggatgagTACGAGGTCTCCTGCGACTCGCACGCGGGTGGGGAAGTACGAGATTGGTAAAACGATTGGGGAAGGTAGCTTCGCAAAGGTTAAGTATGCGAAAGACGTTGAGACCGGCGACAGCGTAGCCATTAAAATCCTCGACAAGGATCATGTCCTCCGTCACAAGATGGTGGAAcaggttcctctctctctctctctctctctctctctctctctctcttttctttatggGTTTTGGTCCGATACTAGATTAccctttaataaaaaaaaaagtgaataggAATCATCGTAAAGTATCAGAATGCTTGTTGCGTTCTTGTCGATTAAATTTTCAATGATTAGTCGTACTCGGGCTTATTGataaaaagaaatccaaaaagATTAGATTTTTGCCTTTTTATTCCCCTCTACCTTTTCTAAATATGTTTTCTCCTGGAAATTTTTGAGACATGGCGAATGGCATCCGAACCAACAGAAtatcagaaaagaaaagggaaagaaaaatgcaGAAGGGTTCATGTTCTTGTCGTAGAAATCTAATTAACTATCTATTGTGGACCACTAATCTTCTTATCCCTTGCCTTTGCCAGATAAAAAGAGAAATTGCAACCATGAAGCTTATCAAGCACCCAAACGTTATCCAGATCCATGAGGTAATTTTTGCCTTTACTTGTGCAGGATCCTAAGCACATCGAATTGAGGAAAACTGAACTGATTGGGTGTTTCACTTATCCAATGGTTATGAAGTTTCGTATGTAGCCAATGCAAGTACCATTTGGATGGTCTACATTGCTACCCATACCCTTGATGTTGCATAATGTGGAGTAGGAATTTCTATAATGAACTCATGTTTTGTGCTCTCACCCTTATTTCTTGTGTTATGTGTGCATGCAGGTGATGGCGAGCAAGACAAAGATATATATTGTGCTTGAATTTGTTAATGGGGGAGAGCTTTTTGACAAAATAGTAAGGCATTCTTTATTGGGTTTATATTGTGGTTAATTCTTATGAATCCAATGATAAGTTAAATTATTGGGATGCACTACATAATCATCTGGACTTGCTCACCATGATTTTTAGCAAAACATGAAACAGGCAAAGTCTTAGTCTAAAATGTCCTGTTACTAAAACATTGTCAAAGTAAGGACAAGAAATCCAAAACACTGATAATAATTTCAATGTTTATTCATGTTTAAAAACAACCATGGTTTAGCTTAACTAATTCTTGGGTATGTTTGGTACTTCAGGTTGTGATTTAATTAGAAANNNNNNNNNNNNNNNNNNNNaaaaaaaaaaaaaacatttatttaGAGTTTTTGACAATGATTATACTAGAAAAGcaataaatattaatatattattagtATGACTTCAAAAAATTTCCTTGAATCCTTTCAATGTACTAAGGGATACAAATGCACGTTTTAAAAGGATATCTTCCTTAGTAATGAAATTTATGAATGCTTTGACGTATTCCATTCCNNNNNNNNNNNNNNNNNNNNcccccccccccaacccccaccccccaccccaagaTTCCGAAGAAAAAGTGTTCCAGACAAAATTTTGGTAACTTAACATTATGTATGTTCTAAGGGTTATTAAAATTTGCATTGCAATGGCCCAATGGATTTAATATAATATTCTTAAACATGAAGAAGtgaatttttgagaaaaaaatctAGTGCTGTCAATGGCCACTTCCCTGTTATAGGGGTTTTTGTTATACTCTGATCCATTACAATTAGGACCGCAATATGATTACGTGTGTTCATGCGTATGCACATACAGAGAACTTGTTGAACACAGTTAATCAGAGATCTGGATCCTGGATACAATTACTGTCAGATATTTAAGTCAGTGCAGAGATTCAGTATCATAATCAGAATGAATTCAGGTTCCCCAAGATGCCATTCAAATCCATTCAATTTACAAAAAAGTTTGGGGCATGTGCTTATTCATGGCTTCAGCATTTCTACATTGTATCTTTGTGTTTTGGATGTTTACAGCTTTGATTTCAAAACATTTCCTTATGGGTTCTCTGTTTTGTAGGTCAAACATGGGAGACTTAAAGAAGATGAAGCTAGGAGATATTTCCAACAGCTAATTAATGCTGTGGATTACTGTCATAGTAGAGGCGTGTACCATAGAGATTTGAAGGTTTTACAAGCTGTTATGAGTTAAATCTTCGTTAATTTCCTAATTTCCTGTCTTACATTGcctgaacccccccccccttctgtTTTACTGGGTGGCGTGAGTGGGGGGGTTAAGAGGAGTGTGATCTAGCAAGTTTGGTTCTTTGTCTGTAACTCTCATAACGCAGCCAGCACACCATCATTAATGTATTACATTTTTCATGTGTGGCAGCCTGAAAATTTGCTTCTTGATTCATGTGGTGTTCTTAAAGTTTCGGACTTTGGATTGAGTACATTTTCACAAGAAGTACGGGTAAGTTCCTGTCCACATTGCTTAGTCCTTAGTGTTAGAGTTTGAGGAACATGTCCAATTTTGTTCCAGGCCACGTTTTAATGAACAATTTGTCGATTTCTTTGCGATTATCTGTTTTAGTTTTAATAGCTGGATTTTTTTTGTGAGAATTATCTAGCAGTATTTCCTAGATTACTCACTCACTTCTAGCACACGAATTTCAGTTGGGTTGTTAAAAAGAAATTGCCTTCTTGATAACTGTTCAATATGCCAACACTGCCAGATGCCCGCTGAGATTCCTTAGCACTATAAAGGTGAATGGACGTAGAACAGTCTTGAAGGATGGTGCTTCCATATATTGAGCTCACTAACATCATCTGTGAAAGAACTGAAAAATATCAACACCAATGGAACATGTGGGACTTTATCTTGTAACCGTATGTCATGGTTTTTAATGCATCAATTCCGTGGCATTTCTTGCTGCACTGAGAGCTTAGATTCTGTTTAGGATGCATTTGTCATTTCAAAACTTCGGATACCTTGCTCATAGTTGATGCCTTAGAATCATCTCTACCTGTTTGTTTGTGGGATTTAAACTGGGAAGGATGCACAGTAATTCCCATAGGAGTTAgtttttttcccatatatagCTTAGTATTTTTCAATTGTGTGGAAAATCTTTTTCTTGAAATCATATCTGCTGCAAGGCCCAAACCTGAAAGTGTTTTTAGGTACAAACAGTAGGAGATTGAATCTGCATACATGTGTTTTACTATAAAATTGAGTATGGCTTATAGTTTCATCATTGAGAATAGAAAATGTGGTAGAAGGTACCATTAATGTAAATTGTTACAGTTAATCTTCGCAGTAGACTGTAGCATACACTTTGAGCAATATAAGAACTGCTCGAGTTCAACCATCATTAATATGGTGGCGACTTGCGACTAGCTTCCCATGAAGAGACCTGTCTTCCCTGTACTGAAGCTATATTGAAGCCTTATAAGAAAATATCACATGCCTTATTGTTAACATTCTATTTATTGTAGGATGATGGTTTGCTACATACTGCCTGCGGGACGCCAAATTATGTTGCTCCTGAGGTATGTATTTTCATCATTATCCTTTTATGAGCTGATTTTGTTGTTCCGAATgatgacactttttttttttaggtggggGGTGTtgcaaaaaattgtgtttttattCATTAATATGGCGTTTGCTTAATTTTTTCTCTCAGGTGCTCCATGATAAAGGTTATGATGGTACAGCAGCTGATATATGGTCTTGTGGGGTCATTCTGTTTGTTCTTATGGCTGGGTACTTGCCTTTTGATGAGCCAAACCTCATGGCTTTATATAGAAAAGTAAATATTTCAGTGTTGTGACTCCATACACATTTATTTCCTTCTGAGACTCAAGCGAAAAAACTTATGTTCATCTACTTACTCAAAACTACAGATATACAAGGCTGATTTTACATGCCCTTCATGGTTTTCATCTGGTGCCAAAAAATTGATAAAGTCTATTCTTGACCCAAATCCTCTCACTGTAAGTAAACTAAATATGTTGAGTTATTGGTTCAAAATCCACTAGCATTGCTTCCTCATGTGCCCCAACTGTGcctaaaattacttgattagtACTCTACTACAGATATGCAGTCGTGTAAATAGATTAAGCATTTCATTTTCCTGCATTCTGGGACCAGATGCTGAAATGTTGACTTCATTGTTGTTTCAGCGGATAACAATTCCGGAAATCTTGGAAAATGAATGGTTTAAGAAAGGGTACAGGCCACCAGACTTCGAACATGGGGAAGATATCAGCCTTGATGATGTTGATGCTGTGTTTAATGACTCAGAGGTGAGCAATTATATTTGAAATTAGAGTGATCATATTTCAACCTAGAAAATTTTCCAGAATGTAGTCCTTAAAGTAGGAAAATTTCTGTTTTCCAATGTCCAAAAACCTGCTTTTGAAAGTACTCCAGTTTAAGGGCCTTAATTGTATCAAACGTGGAAAAACCTTTATTATACTTGAATGTAGAAAAACCTTTGCTTAAGTAGTTGGCTCGTGATGGTATGATTCAACACTCTAATCAGCTGTAAACTGAAGCATGATAGCAAGGGCCTCatggagtgttttttttttttttttgcaggagCACCTTGTaactgaaaagaaagagaaacctGTATCAATGAATGCGTTTGAGCTTATTTCTAGGTCACAAAGCTTCAATCTCGAAAATTTGTTTGGGAAGCAGATGGTATGTTTAAAAAAGGTGACATTCTTGGTTTGAATGTCTTATATTGCTCTTTTTAAAATTCTCCTCtcatttaaataataaaattcattGTAGTGTCTATTTACAAGTTGTCTCATGGAGCCCCTGACATAATTTAGATCATTGATACTGTAGAACCCAAGAGATGGTGTATGAGTGTGTTCCTATTGCTTGTGTCCAATTGGCAAAGATGACTTTCAAAAGAACTCTGCACCTTTTATTCTTTCTGATTTGTAAAATCTAATGTTGTTGCCTGATAATATATGTTTTCTGTTCGGTGCCTCTTCAAATTGTAGGGTCTTGTGAAGCGAGAGACACGCTTTACCTCTCAGCACCCTGCACATGAAATCATGTCTAAGATTGAAGAGACTGCAAAGCCTCTTGGTTTTAATGTGTGCAAGCGAAACTACAAGGTAACCTCTTTCTTTCCTAGTTACTTTATTAAAGATTCCCAAACAGCATTTTTTTGATAACTACAAAATTTGAACTTGAGTTTCTGTTTCTATGTTGAAACCTTTCCAGATGAAGTTGCGAGGTGACAAAACTGGAAGGAAGGGCCACCTCTCAGTAGCTACCGAGGTACGCAGTTCCCCTTGTCAATGGAAACTCCTTTTTCGCATTCTGATTTTCTTTATTATACCACCTAGTGGTACTTCAATATTTTATGTCGTTA from Macadamia integrifolia cultivar HAES 741 chromosome 14, SCU_Mint_v3, whole genome shotgun sequence encodes the following:
- the LOC122061443 gene encoding CBL-interacting serine/threonine-protein kinase 9-like isoform X2; translation: MSTRSPATRTRVGKYEIGKTIGEGSFAKVKYAKDVETGDSVAIKILDKDHVLRHKMVEQIKREIATMKLIKHPNVIQIHEVMASKTKIYIVLEFVNGGELFDKIVKHGRLKEDEARRYFQQLINAVDYCHSRGVYHRDLKPENLLLDSCGVLKVSDFGLSTFSQEVRDDGLLHTACGTPNYVAPEVLHDKGYDGTAADIWSCGVILFVLMAGYLPFDEPNLMALYRKIYKADFTCPSWFSSGAKKLIKSILDPNPLTRITIPEILENEWFKKGYRPPDFEHGEDISLDDVDAVFNDSEEHLVTEKKEKPVSMNAFELISRSQSFNLENLFGKQMGLVKRETRFTSQHPAHEIMSKIEETAKPLGFNVCKRNYKMKLRGDKTGRKGHLSVATEVFEVAPTLHMVELRKTGGDTLEFHKFYKSFSSGLKDIVWTSEANSEEKQ
- the LOC122061443 gene encoding CBL-interacting serine/threonine-protein kinase 9-like isoform X1, with amino-acid sequence MSTRSPATRTRVGKYEIGKTIGEGSFAKVKYAKDVETGDSVAIKILDKDHVLRHKMVEQIKREIATMKLIKHPNVIQIHEVMASKTKIYIVLEFVNGGELFDKIVKHGRLKEDEARRYFQQLINAVDYCHSRGVYHRDLKPENLLLDSCGVLKVSDFGLSTFSQEVRDDGLLHTACGTPNYVAPEVLHDKGYDGTAADIWSCGVILFVLMAGYLPFDEPNLMALYRKIYKADFTCPSWFSSGAKKLIKSILDPNPLTRITIPEILENEWFKKGYRPPDFEHGEDISLDDVDAVFNDSEEHLVTEKKEKPVSMNAFELISRSQSFNLENLFGKQMVCLKKGLVKRETRFTSQHPAHEIMSKIEETAKPLGFNVCKRNYKMKLRGDKTGRKGHLSVATEVFEVAPTLHMVELRKTGGDTLEFHKFYKSFSSGLKDIVWTSEANSEEKQ